TCTCGACCCGGCGGATCGTCCGGGCGACCTCGCGCCTGGTCAGCAGACCGCGCAGCACGTCGCCCAACTCGCCCTCGAGCTCGGCACGCAGCCGCGAGAGGGTGTCGACCGCCTCGTCGGTGAGGCGGTCACCGGCCCAGCCCCACAGCAGGGTGCGCAGCTTGTCGTCGGTGGAGAAGCAGACGCCGTGGTCGACCCCGAACACATGGCCGTCGGGCATCGGGATCAGGTGGCCACCCTTGCGGTCGGCGTTGTTGATGACGGCGTCGAAGATCGCCATCCGGCGCAGCGCCGGCTCGTCGGTGCGGACCAGCCGGGCCAGGTCGACGGTCTCGTCGCCCTCCACCCACAGCTGCACCATGCCCGGCCCGAGCGGGCCGTCCCGCAGCACCGTGGGCGGGACCACTTCCCAGCCGGTCGCCGCGGAGACGGCGTACGCCGCGACCTCGCGCTCGGCCAGCGTCCCGTCCGGGAAGTCCCAGAGCGGCCGCTCACCGCGGATCGGCTTGTAGACGCACCCCACCGTCAACTCCGCACAGGACAACGTGCAGTAGAGGGTGACGTTGCTGGCCTCGACCAACCGACCCTCGACCTCGAGCTGACCTTCGGCGAGCGCGGCGAGCGCGGAGTCGACGTCGGTGGCCAGACCGTGCGGGCCGTCGCCGGAGGGTTGCGGCGGTACCGGCTCGCTCACCACATCACCCCGCTCACGCCTCGGCTGCTGTCGCCCGGTCCGGTCCCGTCAGCGACGGTAGCCATTCTGGCGCGGGCAGATGTGCCCGTCGGCATCGAGGGGCATTCCGCACAGCGGGCAGGGCGGGCGCCCGGCCGCCAGCACCCGCCGGGCCCGCTCGATGAAGGCGCGGGCGGCGTCCGCCGTGATCCGCACCCGGAGCGCGTCCGGGCCCTCGTCGACGTCCTCGAGGATCGTCGCCTCGTCCACCGGCTCCTCGGTCGCGGCCTGGGCCTCGACCACGATGCGTTCGCCGTCGGCGTCCCAGGCGAGCCCCATCGCGCCGACCCGGAACTGCTCGTCGAGCGGAGTGTCGAGCGGAGCCATGTCCTGGACGGTCGCCGGCACGACCTCGTCCTCCTCGGGCTCGCCGCTGCGCCGGCGTACCTCGGCGAGCAGCTCCTCGAGGCGGTCGGCGAGCACCGTCACCTGGACCTTCTCCAAGGCGACACTCACCGTCTGACCGCCGCCGCTGGCCTGCAGGAAGAACGTCCGCTCACCGGGCTGACCCACCGTGCCCGCGACGAAGCGGTCCGGGGGGTCGAAGACGAAGACCTGGCGTTCCATGCCCCTGAGCCTATTCGAGGCGCCGACGAGACCGTATTCGGTCGGCTACTGCGTCGCGTCCGGCGTGCCGCCGCCGACGACGGCGTCGCTCGACGTCTTACGCCGGCGACGCCGCTTCGGCGGGATCAGAGCGGACACGTCGCCGCCGGTGTCGTTGACCCGCACCACGAACGGTCTGGTGTCGGTGTAGTGGATCACCGAGACGGAGCAGGGGTCGACCATGATCCGCTGGAAGAGGTCGAGGTGCAGCCCGAGCGCGTCGGCGATCACGGCCTTGATGACGTCGCCGTGGCTGCACAGGACGTAGGTGGCGTCCGCGCCCAGCCGGTTGTTCCAGTCGCGCACGGCCGCCACCGCGCGCACCTGAGCCCCGGACAGCGGCTCGCCGCCGTCCCCCGGGAAGACCGCCGCCGAGGGGTGCTGCTGCACGACCTTCCACAGTGGATCCTTGGCCAACTTCTTGATGGGCTGCCCGGTCCAGTCGCCGTAGCGCACCTCGCCGAGCCGCTCGTCGGTCTGCACCGCGAGATCGTCGCGACCGGCGGCGAGGGCGGTCGCGGTCTCCTGGCAGCGGTCCAGCGGGCTGGCGACGACGGCCGCCAGTGGCACCGGACGCAGGCGGTCGGCAAGCGTCTGCGCCTGGGCCCGGCCGGTGTCGTCGAGGTGGACACCCGGGGTCCAGCCGGCGAGGACGCCGCCGGTGTTCGCCGCGGTGCGGCCGTGCCGAACGAGCAGGACGGTGGTCACGGCTCCCGACCCTAGTGACAAGCTGGAGCGGGCCGGGACAGCGGGATGAGGACGGGACATCGGATGGCGGAGGAGAGCAGGTCGACGGTGCTCGTCGCGCTCGCGACGAACACCGTCATCGCGCTCGCCAAGATCGCGGCCGGCGTACTCGGCGGGTCGAGCGCCATGCTCGCCGAGGGCGCGCACTCGGTGGCGGACACGTTCAACGAGGTCTTCCTGCTCACCTCCCTGCACAAGAGCGCCCGACCGCCCGACGACACGCACCCGTTCGGATACGGCAAGGAGCGGTTCTTCTGGTCCCTGCTCGCCGCCATCGGGATCTTCGTCTCCGGCTCGGTGTTCTCCCTCTACCAGGGAATTACCGGGCTGCTGCACGGCGGTGAGGAGACCGACGCGCTGCTCTCCTACATCGTGCTGGCGGCCGCGTTCGTCGCCGAGGGAACCTCGTTCCTGAAGGCGTGGAACCAGCTACGCGGCGAGGCACGCCGCAGCAACCGCGGGGTGTGGGACCACATCAAGCGCAGCACCGACCCGACCGTCAAGACCGTGGCGTCGGAGGACTCCGCCGCCCTGGTGGGGCTGGTGCTCGCGGCCCTGGGCGTCGGGCTTCATCAGCTCACCGGCCAGTCGGTGTGGGACTCGGCTGCCGCGATCGCGATCGGCGTACTCCTGGCGGTCGTGGCGTTCTTCCTCGGCCGGGACACCAAGGAAATGCTGATCGGCGAAGCCGTCGATCCGGAGCTTCGGGCCGAACTCATGCAGGAGCTGGAGTCGTTCCCGGAGGTGGACGCGGTGGTCGACCTGCTCAGCATGAGACTCGGGCCGGAGGACAGCCTGCTCGCCGTACGGCTGGACCTCGTCGACGGGCTGAGCTCCGACGAGGTCGAGCGGGTCAGCAGCCGCATCGACCGGGAGCTGCAGACCCGCCACCCCGAGATCACGCAGGTGTTCCTGGACGCGACCCGTGCGTCGGCCCGGCAACGCAGCGAGGCGTACGAACGCGGCGAGGAGCGCCAACGCCACGAGGCCGAGCACCTGACCGAGGAGTGACGCCGGTCTCGGTGCTGCTGGACAGAACCCGCCGCCGGACAAAACCCACTAGTAGTGGGTTTTGGACGTCCGGCACGGCGTGTCGTGGACCAAAACCCACTAGTAGTGGGTTTGTCCACGGGTCAGTCCTGCTGGAGTACGGCGAGGAAGTTACCGGCGGGGTCCTTGAACCAGGCGATCAGCGGACCGCCGTGGCGCATGATCCCCTTCGCGTCGGTGCTGTCGTGGATCTCGAACTGCACGCCACGCGCGGTGAGTTCGTCCACCGCCGACTCGATGTCCCCGACCGGGAAGTTGAGGATGGTGTACGTCGCCGGCGTGTGGTCCTGCTTGGGATAGACGAGCGTGTCGCGGTCGCCGGCGATGTGCAGATGGAGCATGCCGTGCTCTTCCGATACGCGAATCCCCAAGGTGTCGCCGTAGAACTGTTTGGCGCGGGCGATGTCGTCGACGGAGAAACCGCTGAATGCCTTGGTGTGCTCGAACATGGTGCTCCTTATGGCTTGAGGTCGAGGGCGGCCCGGAAGCTGCCGTCCATGTAGAACGGAGTGGACTTGTGCTCGTGCGCGATCAGCCACGCGCCGTCGACCTTGCGCAGGCACACGGTGGCGCGGAACCACAGCTCGAACGGCTCGGGCACGCCGTGCGGCGTGGCGGTGAGCCGGTTGAGGCTGTGGCAGAAGGCGAGGTCCTCCCCCGCGGTCACGGACAGGTCCCGGATCTCGTAGTCGACCGGACCGTCGAAGGTGGAAAACCAGGCCTGCAGCCCGTTCGCGTCGTGCACCTCGGGGCCGGAGTGCTGCAGCGGCGGCGCGAGGTCGAAGTTCACCGCATCCGGGGTGTAGCGCGAAACGATCCGCTCGGCGTCTCCGGCCCTCATCGCGGTGACCCACTCGGCCATCATCTCGCGGATCCGCGCCTCGTCCTGCGTCTGTTCCGTGGTGGTCATGATGTCCTCCTCGGCGTCCGCACCCCCTGCGGGCGCGACTCACAGGGGTGTCGAAGCCACCGATCGGAATTCGACACACGCCGTGCCAGGATGTCGGAGAGCTGAGGAGGAACGGTGAAATTCGTGGTCCTGATCTACAGCAACCCGGCATCCCGGGAGATCTGGGAGGGCTTCTCCGATGCCCAGCGCTCCGAGGGTCTCGATTACTACGCCGGTCTCCGTGAGGATCTCGCCGCCTCCGGTGAACTGATCGCGTCGGCCGCTCTGGCCGATCCGTCGTCGGGCAAGCGGGTCGCGGTGAGCGAGGGCCGTACGACGGCGACCGACGGGCCGTTCGCCGAGGTGAAGGAGCACCTCGCCGGCTTCTTTCTGCTCGACTGCGACAACGTCGAGCAGGCGGTCGAATCCGCGGCGCGGATGCCCGAGGCCGCGCTGGGCCTGGTCGAGGTGCGGCCGGTCCGGGAGCTAAGTGACTTTTGAGCGCTCCAGGGCCGCGGCGGCGGTCCGCAGCGCCGCGACCCGCTCGTCGAAGGACGCACCGTGCGGGCTCAGCGACAACGTGGTGACCCCGCACTCGGCGTAAGCCTGCATCCGCTCGGCGATCCGTTCGAGCGGTCCGAGCAGTGCCGTCGCGTCGAGGAACTCCTGCGGTACGGCGGCCGCCGCACCGTCGTAGTCGCGGGCGAGGTAACGGTCCTGGATCTGCTCGGCGGCCTGCTCGAACCCGATCCGGCGGGCCGCCTGGTTGTAGAAGTTGTCCGTCCTCGTGCCCATCCCGCCGAGGTACAGCGCGGCGTAAGCCCGCACGCGGTCGCCGGCCGCGGCGACGTCGTCGTGGACCGACAGCGGCACCGTCGGTACGACGTCGAAGCCGGCCATCGTGCGGTCCGCCCACGCCCGCCCCTCCGCGATCGTCGCGAGGTCGCCCGCGGCATGCTCCGGCGACAGGAACAGCGCCAGCCACCCGTCGGCGACCTCACCGGTCAGCCGCAGGTTCTTCGGTCCCATCGCGGCGAGGTAGATCGGCAGGTGCTCGCGGTAGGGGCGCATGGTCAGGCGCAGGGACTTGCCCGGCCCGTCGGGTAGCGGCAACTGGTAATGCCGGCCGGTGTGGGACAGGCGTTCCCCGTGCAGGATCTGCCGGACGATGGCGACGTACTCGCGGGTGCGACCCACCGGCGCGTCGAAGCGCACCCCGTGCCAGCCCTCGGACACCTGCGGGCCGGAGACCCCCAGCCCCAGGCGGAACCGGCCGGCGGACAGCGTGTCGAGCGTCGCCGCGGTCATCGCGGTCGCGGCCGGCGACCGCGCGGGGATCTGCATGACCGCGCTACCGACGT
The nucleotide sequence above comes from Mycobacteriales bacterium. Encoded proteins:
- a CDS encoding SCO1664 family protein codes for the protein MSEPVPPQPSGDGPHGLATDVDSALAALAEGQLEVEGRLVEASNVTLYCTLSCAELTVGCVYKPIRGERPLWDFPDGTLAEREVAAYAVSAATGWEVVPPTVLRDGPLGPGMVQLWVEGDETVDLARLVRTDEPALRRMAIFDAVINNADRKGGHLIPMPDGHVFGVDHGVCFSTDDKLRTLLWGWAGDRLTDEAVDTLSRLRAELEGELGDVLRGLLTRREVARTIRRVETLLSTGRHPEPSGDWPAVPWPPF
- a CDS encoding DUF3090 domain-containing protein, with protein sequence MERQVFVFDPPDRFVAGTVGQPGERTFFLQASGGGQTVSVALEKVQVTVLADRLEELLAEVRRRSGEPEEDEVVPATVQDMAPLDTPLDEQFRVGAMGLAWDADGERIVVEAQAATEEPVDEATILEDVDEGPDALRVRITADAARAFIERARRVLAAGRPPCPLCGMPLDADGHICPRQNGYRR
- a CDS encoding histidine phosphatase family protein, coding for MTTVLLVRHGRTAANTGGVLAGWTPGVHLDDTGRAQAQTLADRLRPVPLAAVVASPLDRCQETATALAAGRDDLAVQTDERLGEVRYGDWTGQPIKKLAKDPLWKVVQQHPSAAVFPGDGGEPLSGAQVRAVAAVRDWNNRLGADATYVLCSHGDVIKAVIADALGLHLDLFQRIMVDPCSVSVIHYTDTRPFVVRVNDTGGDVSALIPPKRRRRRKTSSDAVVGGGTPDATQ
- a CDS encoding cation diffusion facilitator family transporter; translation: MAEESRSTVLVALATNTVIALAKIAAGVLGGSSAMLAEGAHSVADTFNEVFLLTSLHKSARPPDDTHPFGYGKERFFWSLLAAIGIFVSGSVFSLYQGITGLLHGGEETDALLSYIVLAAAFVAEGTSFLKAWNQLRGEARRSNRGVWDHIKRSTDPTVKTVASEDSAALVGLVLAALGVGLHQLTGQSVWDSAAAIAIGVLLAVVAFFLGRDTKEMLIGEAVDPELRAELMQELESFPEVDAVVDLLSMRLGPEDSLLAVRLDLVDGLSSDEVERVSSRIDRELQTRHPEITQVFLDATRASARQRSEAYERGEERQRHEAEHLTEE
- a CDS encoding VOC family protein, translated to MFEHTKAFSGFSVDDIARAKQFYGDTLGIRVSEEHGMLHLHIAGDRDTLVYPKQDHTPATYTILNFPVGDIESAVDELTARGVQFEIHDSTDAKGIMRHGGPLIAWFKDPAGNFLAVLQQD
- a CDS encoding SgcJ/EcaC family oxidoreductase codes for the protein MTTTEQTQDEARIREMMAEWVTAMRAGDAERIVSRYTPDAVNFDLAPPLQHSGPEVHDANGLQAWFSTFDGPVDYEIRDLSVTAGEDLAFCHSLNRLTATPHGVPEPFELWFRATVCLRKVDGAWLIAHEHKSTPFYMDGSFRAALDLKP
- a CDS encoding YciI family protein; this encodes MKFVVLIYSNPASREIWEGFSDAQRSEGLDYYAGLREDLAASGELIASAALADPSSGKRVAVSEGRTTATDGPFAEVKEHLAGFFLLDCDNVEQAVESAARMPEAALGLVEVRPVRELSDF
- a CDS encoding LLM class F420-dependent oxidoreductase; amino-acid sequence: MTARVGVPGPTVGSGMRLGLNLGYWSAGSGVENLALAVEADRLGFSVVWAAEAYGSDSPTVLAWIAAQTPRIDVGSAVMQIPARSPAATAMTAATLDTLSAGRFRLGLGVSGPQVSEGWHGVRFDAPVGRTREYVAIVRQILHGERLSHTGRHYQLPLPDGPGKSLRLTMRPYREHLPIYLAAMGPKNLRLTGEVADGWLALFLSPEHAAGDLATIAEGRAWADRTMAGFDVVPTVPLSVHDDVAAAGDRVRAYAALYLGGMGTRTDNFYNQAARRIGFEQAAEQIQDRYLARDYDGAAAAVPQEFLDATALLGPLERIAERMQAYAECGVTTLSLSPHGASFDERVAALRTAAAALERSKVT